One Streptomyces sp. NBC_01237 genomic region harbors:
- a CDS encoding glycosyl hydrolase family 95 catalytic domain-containing protein codes for MPSSPSRRAVLATGTALGGALVAGTATAAVGATAPSPSTTAHAPATVHAPADSWRTVLDDADLLWRKLPKTWYEGPYLGNGRLGSGIYAEPGAQSNAIRFNVQHSEVQDHRPEFGSLFGLARLPIGHFTLEPVGTITGVEWWMRLRTAELEGTVTTTEGTLKLRALVHSSSDVLAVEVTPDAGEQGFGWVFHPAEAISPRAAFKPLPEGYTGNPPAVVERHGEVTAAVQPLLAGGQHATAWRDHARGDVRTLYVTVTHSHPRTTARDRALRTVRTASALPYALLARPHRAWWDRFYRKSFLSLPDARLQRFYWIQLYKTASAARRDAPVMATSGPWLEPTPWPNTWWNLNVQLEYWLIHGSNHLELDAVTRALSEFRDQLSREVSAPYRADSAGIPRTTDPQLVNGAAVAEGGYGVGIPGRDEPTPEVGNLTWALHNVWLSYRHTMDRSILRDTLFPLLRKAVNYYLHFLTPGADGKLHLPATFSPEYGVNAPDCNYDLMLLRWGCRTLVESARELGVRDPLTARWQEVLARLAPYPVDGDGFMIGAGVPFAKSHRHYSHMLAVYPLYEITGATAGERTLIEKSLAHWVGFEGALQGYTFTGAASMSALLGKGEDALKYLGELMGRFIQANTMYKESGPVIETPLSAAQSLHDMVCQSWGDVIRVFPALPAAWQDLTVHDFRTQGAFLLSAVREAGRTRWLRLTSEAGAPCVVRHGIEGRVEIRDRRGRPLRHTEVAPGTVRIELRKGESALITARGDRPDLTIRPVASDGDTPRWGLPA; via the coding sequence GTGCCCTCCTCCCCCTCCCGAAGGGCCGTTCTCGCCACCGGCACCGCGCTCGGCGGCGCGCTGGTGGCAGGAACCGCCACCGCCGCGGTCGGCGCCACCGCGCCGTCCCCCTCCACGACCGCGCACGCCCCCGCCACCGTGCACGCCCCCGCCGACAGCTGGCGCACCGTCCTGGACGACGCCGACCTGCTCTGGCGGAAGCTGCCGAAGACCTGGTACGAGGGCCCGTATCTCGGCAACGGCCGCCTCGGCTCGGGGATCTATGCCGAACCGGGCGCACAGAGCAACGCCATCCGCTTCAACGTCCAGCACTCCGAGGTCCAGGACCACCGCCCGGAGTTCGGTTCGCTCTTCGGCCTCGCCCGGCTCCCGATCGGCCATTTCACCCTGGAGCCGGTCGGCACGATCACCGGTGTCGAGTGGTGGATGCGGCTGCGCACCGCCGAGCTCGAAGGCACCGTCACCACCACCGAGGGCACTCTGAAACTCCGCGCCCTCGTGCACTCCTCCAGCGATGTGCTCGCCGTCGAGGTCACCCCCGACGCGGGTGAGCAGGGGTTCGGCTGGGTCTTCCACCCCGCGGAAGCGATCAGTCCGCGGGCCGCGTTCAAGCCGCTCCCGGAGGGCTACACCGGCAATCCCCCGGCCGTCGTCGAACGGCACGGCGAGGTGACCGCGGCCGTCCAGCCGCTGCTCGCGGGCGGGCAGCACGCCACCGCCTGGCGGGACCACGCCCGCGGCGATGTGCGGACGCTGTACGTCACGGTCACGCACTCCCACCCGCGGACCACGGCCCGGGACCGGGCGCTGCGTACGGTGAGGACCGCATCGGCCCTCCCGTACGCGCTGCTGGCGCGGCCCCACCGGGCGTGGTGGGACCGGTTCTACCGGAAGAGCTTCCTCTCGCTGCCCGATGCCCGGCTGCAGCGCTTCTACTGGATCCAGCTGTACAAGACCGCCTCGGCGGCGCGCAGGGACGCCCCGGTGATGGCCACCTCGGGGCCCTGGCTGGAGCCCACCCCTTGGCCCAACACCTGGTGGAACCTCAACGTCCAGCTGGAGTACTGGCTGATCCACGGCTCCAACCACCTCGAACTCGACGCGGTCACCCGTGCCCTGAGCGAATTCCGCGACCAGCTCTCCCGCGAGGTGTCCGCGCCCTACCGCGCGGACTCGGCCGGTATCCCCCGTACCACCGACCCCCAACTGGTCAACGGCGCCGCGGTGGCCGAGGGCGGCTACGGCGTCGGCATCCCCGGCCGGGACGAGCCCACCCCCGAGGTCGGCAATCTGACCTGGGCGCTGCACAACGTCTGGCTGTCCTACCGGCACACCATGGACCGGTCGATCCTGCGCGACACGCTCTTCCCACTGCTGCGCAAGGCGGTCAACTACTACCTCCACTTCCTCACGCCGGGCGCGGACGGGAAGCTGCATCTCCCGGCCACGTTCTCGCCCGAGTACGGCGTGAACGCGCCGGACTGCAACTACGACCTGATGCTGCTCCGCTGGGGCTGCCGCACCCTGGTCGAGTCCGCGCGGGAACTCGGCGTGCGCGACCCGCTGACCGCCCGCTGGCAGGAGGTCCTGGCCAGGCTCGCCCCGTATCCGGTCGACGGCGACGGTTTCATGATCGGTGCCGGAGTGCCGTTCGCGAAGTCCCACCGCCACTACTCGCACATGCTCGCGGTCTACCCGCTGTACGAGATCACCGGTGCCACCGCCGGGGAACGCACCCTGATCGAGAAGTCCCTCGCCCACTGGGTCGGCTTCGAAGGCGCGCTCCAGGGCTACACCTTCACCGGCGCCGCGTCGATGTCCGCGCTGCTGGGCAAGGGCGAGGACGCGCTGAAGTACCTCGGTGAGCTGATGGGCCGGTTCATCCAGGCGAACACCATGTACAAGGAGTCGGGCCCGGTCATCGAGACCCCGCTCTCCGCCGCCCAGTCGCTGCACGACATGGTGTGCCAGTCCTGGGGTGACGTCATCAGGGTGTTCCCCGCGCTGCCCGCCGCCTGGCAGGACCTGACCGTCCACGACTTCCGCACCCAGGGGGCGTTCCTCCTCAGCGCGGTACGGGAGGCGGGCCGGACCCGCTGGCTCCGGCTGACCAGCGAGGCGGGCGCGCCCTGCGTCGTACGCCACGGCATCGAGGGGCGCGTCGAGATCCGCGACCGGCGCGGACGGCCGCTGCGTCATACGGAGGTCGCGCCCGGCACCGTACGGATCGAGCTGCGCAAGGGTGAATCCGCGCTGATCACCGCACGGGGCGACCGCCCGGACCTGACGATCCGCCCGGTCGCGTCCGACGGGGACACACCGCGCTGGGGCCTGCCCGCCTGA
- a CDS encoding protein phosphatase 2C domain-containing protein, with the protein MSQQGETPAAHEDDWWRDLYDEAAPDTGPSSTADSLDDRFDSVSDTVTSAVVRGGDGAPGAEAHRPRSLPSEPERILEVGPEPGLGVGSTREPDPAPESAPEPEVPPTPLPPPSVSPSPAPSPPPATVSFRAPWEPLSGPSEPRTFAAPLPTPPSPPQPRRAPDAVADVDADERAPAAVPAPRPVVGYLGDRPPTYDAEPAALPVSTSLTLDGLVPDTVLDGARHGTYTLRAASVRGDSARFRGEPRRDALLTARFGTADNALVLVAMASGARAAEGAHLAAADACRWIAGAVGRSHARLAEDIRAGRRGDLKSGLHRLTDRTYGKLRARAAELGLEPDEYTAGLRCLLLPADPECRTRVFFGVGGGGLFRLRDGLWHDLEPVVGEAVATRTAKDPRTAKDPGTAVDPRTAVATRTAEDPRAAAAAATGTGVGAWTAGDGTPGEESRDGNRLTMDLRITTPPSPAVSPYAEIPPSPRSERFRFRASVARPRDTLLLCSNGLAEPMRGEPALAAELAERWADPAPPGLPAFLVDTQLRIKGYADDRTSAAVWEA; encoded by the coding sequence ATGAGTCAGCAGGGGGAGACGCCCGCCGCCCACGAGGACGACTGGTGGCGCGATCTGTACGACGAGGCCGCGCCGGACACCGGCCCGAGCAGCACGGCCGACAGTCTCGACGACCGCTTCGACTCCGTGTCGGACACGGTGACCTCAGCGGTGGTGCGCGGGGGCGACGGCGCCCCCGGGGCGGAAGCCCACCGGCCCCGGAGCCTGCCGTCGGAGCCGGAGCGGATTTTGGAGGTCGGGCCCGAGCCGGGCTTGGGGGTGGGGTCGACTCGGGAGCCGGATCCGGCTCCCGAGTCGGCTCCGGAGCCGGAGGTGCCGCCGACCCCCTTGCCGCCGCCGTCCGTGTCTCCGTCCCCCGCTCCGTCCCCTCCGCCCGCCACCGTGTCCTTCCGTGCACCCTGGGAGCCGCTGTCCGGGCCGTCGGAGCCGCGTACCTTCGCCGCTCCGCTGCCAACCCCACCCTCGCCACCGCAACCACGCCGGGCACCCGACGCCGTCGCGGACGTGGACGCCGACGAGCGGGCGCCGGCCGCCGTCCCCGCCCCTCGCCCCGTCGTCGGGTATCTCGGAGACCGGCCGCCGACCTACGACGCCGAACCCGCCGCCCTGCCCGTCTCCACGTCGCTCACCCTGGACGGGCTCGTCCCCGACACCGTGCTCGACGGCGCCCGGCACGGCACGTACACCCTGCGCGCCGCCTCCGTACGAGGGGACTCGGCGCGCTTCCGCGGCGAACCACGGCGTGATGCCCTGCTGACCGCCCGCTTCGGGACCGCCGACAACGCCCTCGTGCTCGTCGCGATGGCCAGCGGCGCCCGTGCCGCCGAAGGGGCACATCTCGCGGCGGCCGATGCCTGCCGCTGGATCGCCGGCGCGGTCGGCCGCAGCCACGCACGACTCGCCGAGGACATAAGGGCCGGACGCCGAGGCGATCTGAAGTCCGGCCTCCACCGGCTCACCGACCGCACCTACGGAAAGCTGCGCGCCCGCGCCGCCGAACTGGGCCTCGAACCGGACGAGTACACCGCGGGGCTGCGCTGCCTGCTGCTCCCGGCCGACCCCGAGTGCCGGACCCGGGTCTTCTTCGGCGTCGGCGGCGGCGGGCTCTTCCGGCTGCGCGACGGCCTCTGGCACGACCTCGAACCCGTTGTCGGGGAGGCGGTGGCCACCCGAACCGCGAAGGACCCCCGAACCGCGAAGGACCCCGGAACCGCGGTGGACCCGAGAACCGCGGTGGCCACCCGAACCGCGGAAGACCCCAGGGCAGCAGCTGCGGCGGCCACCGGGACCGGGGTGGGGGCCTGGACGGCGGGAGACGGTACGCCGGGCGAGGAGAGCCGGGACGGCAACCGGCTGACCATGGACCTCCGCATCACGACACCCCCGTCCCCGGCCGTGTCCCCGTATGCCGAGATCCCCCCGTCGCCGCGCTCCGAGCGATTCCGGTTCCGGGCGTCCGTGGCCCGCCCCCGGGACACGCTCCTGCTGTGCAGCAACGGGCTCGCCGAACCGATGCGCGGTGAGCCCGCGCTCGCCGCGGAGCTCGCGGAGCGCTGGGCGGACCCCGCGCCACCGGGGCTGCCCGCCTTCCTCGTGGACACCCAGCTCCGGATCAAGGGGTACGCCGACGACCGTACGAGCGCCGCCGTCTGGGAGGCGTAA
- a CDS encoding pyruvate dehydrogenase yields MAKQNVSEQFVDILVRAGVKRMYGVVGDSLNPVVDAIRRNAAIDWIQVRHEEVAAFAAGAEAQITGSLAACAGSCGPGNLHLINGLYDAHRSMAPVLALASHIPSGEIGLGYFQETHPELLFQECSHYNEMISNPQQMPRLLQTAIQHAIGRGGVSVVSMPGDIASQPAPEKSIEHALVTSRPSVRPGDEEIEKLCRMVDEAKRVTLFCGSGTAGAHAEVMEFAERVKSPVGHALRGKEWIQYDNPYDVGMSGLLGYGAAYEATNECDLLILLGTDFPYNAFLPDDVKIVQVDVRPEHLGRRSKLDLAVWGDVRETLRCLTPRVKAKTDRKFLDRMLKKHADALEGVVKAYTRKVDKHVPIHPEYVASVLDELADDDAVFTVDTGMCNVWAARYLSPNGKRRVIGSFSHGSMANALPQAIGAQFVDRNRQVVSMSGDGGFTMLMGDFLTLVQYDLPVKVVLFNNSSLGMVELEMLVAGLPSFGTTNKNPDFAAVARAAGAYGVRVEKPKQLEGALKDAFKHKGPALVDVVTDPNALSIPPKISADMVTGFALSASKIVLDGGVGRMLQMARSNLRNVPRP; encoded by the coding sequence ATGGCCAAGCAGAACGTTTCGGAGCAGTTCGTCGACATCCTCGTCAGGGCGGGCGTCAAGCGCATGTACGGCGTGGTCGGCGACAGCCTGAACCCGGTGGTCGACGCCATCCGGCGTAACGCGGCCATCGACTGGATCCAGGTCAGGCACGAGGAGGTCGCCGCCTTCGCGGCCGGTGCGGAAGCCCAGATCACCGGCAGCCTGGCCGCCTGCGCGGGATCGTGCGGCCCCGGCAATCTGCACCTCATCAACGGGCTCTACGACGCCCACCGCTCCATGGCCCCGGTACTCGCCCTGGCCTCGCACATCCCCTCCGGCGAGATCGGGCTCGGCTACTTCCAGGAGACCCATCCGGAGCTGCTCTTCCAGGAGTGCAGCCACTACAACGAGATGATCTCCAACCCGCAGCAGATGCCGCGCCTTCTCCAGACGGCCATCCAGCACGCGATCGGCCGCGGCGGGGTCAGCGTCGTCTCGATGCCGGGTGACATCGCCTCGCAGCCCGCCCCCGAGAAGTCGATCGAACACGCCCTGGTCACCTCACGCCCGTCGGTACGCCCCGGGGACGAGGAGATCGAGAAGCTCTGCCGGATGGTCGACGAGGCCAAACGGGTGACCCTGTTCTGCGGCAGCGGAACCGCCGGCGCGCACGCCGAGGTCATGGAGTTCGCGGAGCGGGTGAAGTCCCCGGTCGGCCACGCACTGCGCGGCAAGGAGTGGATCCAGTACGACAACCCGTACGACGTCGGCATGAGCGGGCTGCTCGGCTACGGCGCCGCCTACGAGGCGACCAACGAGTGCGACCTGCTGATCCTGCTCGGCACCGACTTCCCGTACAACGCCTTCCTCCCGGACGATGTGAAGATCGTCCAGGTCGATGTGCGTCCCGAACACCTGGGCCGGCGTTCCAAGCTCGATCTGGCGGTCTGGGGCGATGTGCGCGAGACGCTGCGCTGTCTGACGCCGAGGGTGAAGGCCAAGACCGACCGCAAGTTCCTCGACCGGATGCTGAAGAAGCACGCCGACGCGCTGGAGGGCGTGGTCAAGGCGTACACCCGCAAGGTCGACAAGCATGTGCCGATCCACCCGGAGTACGTCGCCTCGGTGCTGGACGAACTCGCGGACGACGACGCGGTGTTCACCGTCGATACCGGGATGTGCAATGTATGGGCCGCCCGCTATCTCTCGCCCAACGGCAAGCGGCGGGTGATCGGTTCGTTCAGTCATGGTTCGATGGCCAACGCGCTGCCGCAGGCGATCGGCGCCCAGTTCGTCGACCGGAACCGGCAGGTCGTGTCGATGTCCGGCGACGGCGGATTCACCATGCTCATGGGCGACTTCCTCACCCTGGTCCAGTACGACCTGCCGGTGAAGGTCGTCCTCTTCAACAACTCCTCCCTGGGCATGGTGGAGTTGGAGATGCTGGTGGCGGGTCTGCCATCGTTCGGCACGACGAACAAGAACCCGGACTTCGCCGCCGTCGCCCGCGCCGCCGGGGCGTACGGGGTGCGGGTGGAGAAGCCCAAACAGCTTGAAGGCGCCCTCAAGGACGCCTTCAAGCACAAGGGTCCCGCACTGGTCGACGTGGTCACCGACCCGAACGCCCTGTCCATCCCGCCGAAGATCAGCGCGGACATGGTGACCGGCTTCGCGCTCTCCGCCAGCAAGATCGTGCTGGACGGGGGAGTGGGCCGGATGCTCCAGATGGCCCGCTCCAATCTGCGCAACGTCCCCCGCCCCTGA
- a CDS encoding helix-turn-helix domain-containing protein has product MLGAIGLDERQEAAYRALVAAGAAELSDLAHRLALPEGDTERALRRLEQQGLAAQSSARPGRWVAAPPGVALGALLIQQRHELEQAELASALLAEEYRAEASEPAVHDLVEVVTGASAVAHRFHQLQLGATSEVCALVTGNPIAVSGMDNESEERAATRGVSFRVVVEREVLSLPSGILELSAALSRDEQCRVVDRVPTKLVVADAGLAMVPLTGRGAEPAALVVHASGLLESLMGLFEAVWREAMPLRLGESGWVREDEVGPDPTDLEILSLLLAGLTDASVAKQLDLGLRTVQRRVKGLMELTGVSTRLQLGWHAYERGWVSRTPRA; this is encoded by the coding sequence ATGCTGGGTGCGATAGGTCTCGACGAGCGACAGGAAGCGGCGTACCGCGCACTCGTCGCGGCGGGGGCCGCGGAGCTCTCCGACCTCGCGCACCGGCTGGCGCTGCCCGAAGGGGACACCGAGCGGGCGCTGCGCAGGCTGGAGCAGCAGGGCCTGGCGGCCCAGTCATCGGCGCGGCCCGGCCGCTGGGTGGCGGCGCCTCCGGGGGTGGCGCTGGGGGCCCTGCTGATCCAGCAGCGGCACGAGCTGGAGCAGGCGGAGCTGGCGTCGGCGCTGCTCGCGGAGGAGTACCGGGCGGAGGCGAGCGAGCCGGCGGTGCACGATCTGGTGGAGGTCGTGACCGGGGCGAGTGCGGTGGCGCACCGTTTCCATCAGTTGCAGCTGGGGGCGACCTCGGAGGTCTGCGCGCTGGTCACCGGCAATCCGATCGCGGTGAGCGGCATGGACAACGAGTCCGAGGAGCGGGCGGCGACGCGGGGGGTGTCCTTCCGGGTGGTCGTGGAGCGCGAGGTGCTGTCGCTGCCGTCCGGGATCCTGGAGCTGTCGGCCGCGCTGAGCCGTGACGAGCAGTGCCGGGTGGTGGACCGGGTGCCGACGAAGCTGGTCGTCGCCGACGCGGGCCTGGCGATGGTGCCGCTGACCGGGCGCGGCGCGGAACCGGCCGCTCTGGTCGTCCATGCCAGCGGGCTGCTGGAGTCGCTGATGGGGCTGTTCGAAGCGGTGTGGCGGGAGGCCATGCCGCTGCGGCTGGGCGAGTCCGGGTGGGTACGGGAGGACGAGGTCGGGCCCGATCCGACGGATCTGGAGATCCTGTCGCTGCTGCTGGCCGGGCTGACGGACGCGAGCGTGGCGAAGCAGCTGGACCTGGGGCTGCGGACCGTACAGCGGCGGGTGAAGGGGCTGATGGAGCTGACAGGGGTCTCGACGCGGCTCCAGCTGGGCTGGCACGCGTACGAACGGGGCTGGGTGTCCCGCACCCCGCGCGCCTGA
- a CDS encoding S8 family peptidase — protein MRPISRTALGAATAAVLAVTAIAPSVAAPPDDVTAKRPLTGSAAAAAKGGKPVTVTLVTGDKVRVSTDSSGAASAAALPREDGTVPLVQTRQSGKDLYVYPDTAVEALAAGTVDEELFNVTGLIRQGYDDAHSTTVPLIATYRADTARSAPPTPRGAERGAVLDVIDGVALQADKKRTDDFWADLTAPRSRSAAGLKKLWLDRKVEANLDKSTKQVGADLAWAAGYDGKGTKVAVLDTGADAEHPDLKGRITASENFTDSDSTDDRQGHGTHTLSTVGGSGAASDGKKKGVAPGADLLVGKVLNDSGSGAASWIIAGMQWAVDNKADVVSMSLGSAAPTDCTDPMSLAAEELGHSKDTLFVVAAGNIGPTLNTVSSPGCAPSVLTVGAVDRDDSTANFSSRGPAIGSHTLKPEIAAPGVAISAAAAGGRGPYAYQSMSGTSMATPHVAGAAAIVKQRHPDWTAQQVKAALVSSAKSAVPGDVRETGAGRLDVARAIDTAVVGSPAVQGGTFNWPQDRSDRTTVDVPYTNLGKKPVKLSLKVAGVTGNDGSAVRSRIAELGRTSVTVPAGATVQVPLELDPDARLESSQYGDVTGRVLATADGVKAATPFSLYVAPETVTLRVKLIDRTGKPADGVSSLDVIGTDTASGERRFNEGAADQTYQVRPGAYFVSSFIGSPDPKDATGQLVESVGYLARPQLNVTKDTTVVLDARKAHKLTVKTEDRAAETRTTTLAFGRSWDGAWLHSGSISGNRIVKNYLVDVQGKARDGDFEFDSFWRAYAPQIEKFSLVGGPALHPRAAGTGSVNLDGTGRAEVVDAGTGTPAELAAAGVKGRIALVKVPDGAGVTTQASAARTAGAKALIVHRPSAGDWQPGIGYGTAPLPVLGLTSDEAAVLTAALAKGPAEVSWKATAVSPFVYNLAFPETGQITSDRTYKVRDKKLGSVTATHDSMGVAADFVDTLLVTRPYGGTFAASGFDTLATPGKRTEYYSAGDSGWQKMLSSSFPWGEFMTDRTRTYGAGHQRTEEWYRGLLTPGAPRDATGKEALAAERQDNVIGVAPAFVTDTEHVGEQGSFGDIGSMRLTSGGEEIGSSGYPFGAFTVPAEDRAYELTLSTTKFGQPAAVWKRSTATETTWKFRSERQADVYSQGIPLLFPRYDVPSDGTKTLPATDGQKIGLGVTGHAGYTPGRLTGAKVSFSYDGGETWSQATTGQQGGRWTATVNHKGAAGKAVTLKTELTDANGNSVVQTVNDAYAVR, from the coding sequence ATGCGCCCGATATCGCGTACGGCACTGGGAGCGGCGACCGCCGCCGTCCTCGCCGTCACCGCGATCGCACCGTCCGTGGCGGCGCCACCGGACGACGTGACCGCGAAGAGACCGCTGACCGGCAGTGCGGCCGCCGCCGCGAAGGGCGGGAAGCCGGTCACCGTGACCCTGGTCACGGGCGACAAGGTACGGGTGAGCACGGACAGTTCGGGCGCCGCGTCCGCCGCCGCGCTGCCCCGCGAGGACGGCACCGTACCCCTGGTGCAGACCCGGCAGTCCGGCAAGGACCTGTACGTCTACCCGGACACCGCCGTCGAGGCGCTCGCCGCGGGCACGGTCGACGAAGAACTCTTCAACGTCACCGGCCTGATCCGCCAGGGTTACGACGACGCGCACTCCACGACCGTGCCGCTGATCGCCACCTACCGGGCGGACACCGCACGCAGCGCGCCGCCCACCCCGCGCGGAGCCGAGCGCGGAGCGGTCCTCGATGTCATCGACGGCGTCGCGCTCCAGGCCGACAAGAAGCGGACCGACGACTTCTGGGCGGACCTCACCGCGCCCCGGTCGCGCTCCGCAGCCGGGCTCAAGAAGCTCTGGCTCGACCGCAAGGTCGAAGCCAATCTCGACAAGTCGACCAAGCAGGTCGGAGCCGACCTCGCCTGGGCGGCGGGCTACGACGGCAAGGGCACCAAGGTCGCCGTACTCGACACCGGCGCCGACGCCGAACACCCGGACCTCAAGGGCCGCATCACCGCCTCGGAGAACTTCACCGACTCCGACTCCACCGACGACCGCCAGGGCCACGGCACCCACACGCTGTCCACGGTCGGCGGCTCCGGCGCGGCGAGCGACGGGAAGAAGAAGGGCGTCGCGCCCGGCGCGGACCTCCTCGTCGGCAAGGTCCTCAACGACAGCGGGTCCGGCGCCGCCTCCTGGATCATCGCCGGAATGCAGTGGGCCGTCGACAACAAGGCCGATGTCGTCTCGATGAGCCTCGGCAGCGCGGCCCCCACCGACTGCACCGACCCGATGAGCCTGGCCGCCGAGGAACTCGGCCACAGCAAGGACACCCTGTTCGTGGTCGCGGCGGGCAACATCGGCCCGACGCTGAACACCGTCTCCTCGCCCGGCTGCGCCCCCAGCGTGCTGACCGTCGGCGCCGTCGACCGCGACGACTCCACCGCGAACTTCTCCAGCCGCGGCCCGGCGATCGGCTCGCACACCCTCAAGCCCGAGATCGCCGCTCCCGGCGTCGCCATCTCGGCCGCCGCGGCGGGTGGCCGCGGACCGTACGCCTACCAGTCGATGTCCGGTACGTCGATGGCCACCCCGCATGTCGCGGGCGCCGCCGCGATCGTGAAGCAGCGCCACCCCGACTGGACCGCCCAGCAGGTCAAGGCGGCCCTGGTCTCCTCCGCGAAGAGCGCCGTCCCCGGTGATGTGCGCGAGACCGGCGCCGGGCGACTCGATGTCGCGCGGGCCATCGACACGGCCGTCGTCGGATCCCCGGCCGTCCAGGGCGGCACGTTCAACTGGCCGCAGGACAGGAGCGACCGCACCACCGTCGACGTGCCCTACACCAACCTGGGCAAGAAGCCGGTCAAGCTGTCGCTGAAGGTCGCGGGCGTCACCGGGAACGACGGCTCGGCCGTCCGCTCCAGGATCGCCGAACTCGGCCGCACGTCCGTCACCGTCCCGGCCGGCGCCACGGTCCAAGTCCCCCTGGAACTGGACCCGGACGCACGCCTGGAAAGCAGCCAGTACGGCGATGTCACCGGACGCGTCCTGGCCACCGCCGACGGCGTCAAGGCCGCCACCCCGTTCTCCCTGTACGTGGCCCCCGAGACCGTCACCCTGCGCGTCAAGCTCATCGACCGCACCGGAAAGCCCGCCGACGGCGTCTCCTCGCTCGATGTCATCGGCACCGACACGGCATCCGGCGAACGGCGCTTCAACGAGGGCGCTGCCGACCAGACGTACCAGGTACGCCCCGGCGCTTACTTCGTCTCCAGCTTCATCGGCTCGCCCGACCCGAAGGACGCCACCGGGCAGCTCGTCGAGTCCGTCGGCTACCTCGCCAGGCCGCAGCTGAACGTCACCAAGGACACCACCGTGGTGCTGGACGCCCGCAAGGCGCACAAGCTCACGGTCAAGACCGAGGACCGGGCCGCCGAGACCCGCACCACCACCCTTGCCTTCGGGCGCTCGTGGGACGGGGCCTGGCTGCACTCCGGCTCCATATCCGGCAACCGAATCGTCAAGAACTACCTGGTCGACGTCCAGGGCAAGGCCCGTGACGGCGACTTCGAGTTCGACAGCTTCTGGCGCGCCTACGCCCCGCAGATCGAGAAGTTCTCCCTGGTCGGCGGACCGGCCCTGCATCCCCGCGCCGCGGGTACGGGTTCCGTCAACCTGGACGGCACCGGCCGGGCCGAGGTCGTCGACGCGGGCACCGGCACCCCCGCCGAGCTGGCGGCCGCCGGGGTCAAGGGCAGGATCGCCCTGGTGAAGGTCCCCGACGGCGCCGGCGTCACCACCCAGGCGAGCGCCGCCAGGACCGCGGGCGCCAAGGCACTCATCGTGCACCGCCCCTCCGCGGGTGACTGGCAGCCGGGCATCGGCTACGGCACCGCTCCGCTGCCGGTCCTCGGACTCACGTCCGACGAGGCCGCCGTCCTGACCGCCGCGCTGGCCAAGGGCCCGGCCGAGGTGTCCTGGAAGGCGACGGCGGTCAGCCCCTTCGTCTACAACCTGGCCTTCCCCGAGACGGGGCAGATCACGTCGGACCGCACGTACAAGGTCCGCGACAAGAAGCTCGGTTCGGTCACCGCCACACACGACTCGATGGGCGTGGCCGCCGACTTCGTCGACACCCTGCTGGTCACCCGGCCGTACGGCGGCACCTTCGCCGCCTCCGGCTTCGACACGCTCGCCACCCCCGGCAAGCGCACCGAGTACTACTCGGCGGGCGACAGCGGCTGGCAGAAGATGCTCTCCTCCAGCTTCCCCTGGGGCGAGTTCATGACCGACCGGACGCGTACCTATGGGGCGGGACACCAGCGCACCGAGGAGTGGTACCGGGGTCTCCTGACGCCGGGTGCCCCGCGCGACGCCACAGGAAAGGAAGCCCTCGCCGCCGAACGCCAGGACAACGTGATCGGGGTCGCCCCCGCATTCGTGACCGACACCGAACACGTCGGGGAGCAGGGCTCGTTCGGTGACATCGGCAGCATGCGGCTCACCAGCGGCGGCGAGGAGATCGGCAGCAGCGGCTACCCGTTCGGCGCGTTCACCGTCCCGGCGGAGGACCGCGCGTACGAACTCACCCTGTCGACCACGAAGTTCGGGCAGCCGGCGGCGGTGTGGAAGCGCTCCACGGCGACGGAGACCACGTGGAAGTTCCGCTCCGAGCGGCAGGCGGACGTCTATTCGCAGGGCATCCCGCTGCTCTTCCCCCGCTACGACGTCCCGTCGGACGGGACGAAGACCCTGCCTGCCACGGACGGCCAGAAGATCGGCCTCGGCGTCACCGGCCACGCCGGCTACACACCCGGCAGGCTGACCGGCGCCAAGGTCTCCTTCTCGTACGACGGTGGCGAGACCTGGTCACAGGCCACCACCGGTCAGCAGGGCGGCCGTTGGACCGCGACCGTGAACCACAAGGGCGCGGCGGGCAAGGCGGTCACCCTGAAGACCGAACTGACGGACGCCAACGGCAACTCCGTCGTCCAGACCGTGAATGACGCCTATGCGGTGCGTTGA
- a CDS encoding DUF456 domain-containing protein has protein sequence MSVWQLVAVGLVMLLGLVGVLVPGVPGQAIVWAAVLWWALTDQAPAAWGVLIGATVVLLLNQALRPLLPPRRPGESGAPRKSLMIGGVAAIVGFFVLPVVGGVVGYVGAIYGAERLRLGSRGAGWASVRSVMRATGYSVLVELFACLLVAGAWLGAVILS, from the coding sequence ATGAGTGTGTGGCAGCTCGTCGCCGTCGGCCTGGTCATGCTGCTCGGACTGGTCGGCGTGCTGGTGCCGGGCGTGCCGGGGCAGGCGATCGTGTGGGCAGCGGTGCTCTGGTGGGCTCTGACGGACCAGGCGCCGGCCGCCTGGGGCGTACTGATCGGCGCAACCGTCGTACTGCTGCTCAACCAGGCCCTGAGACCGCTGCTGCCACCCCGCCGCCCCGGTGAGTCGGGGGCGCCCCGCAAGAGCTTGATGATCGGTGGGGTGGCGGCGATCGTGGGGTTCTTCGTGCTGCCGGTGGTGGGCGGGGTCGTGGGGTACGTCGGTGCGATCTACGGTGCCGAGCGGCTGCGGCTCGGCAGCCGGGGAGCGGGCTGGGCCTCGGTCCGCTCGGTGATGCGGGCGACCGGCTACTCGGTGCTGGTGGAGCTGTTCGCCTGTCTGCTGGTGGCGGGCGCCTGGCTGGGCGCGGTGATCCTGAGCTGA